A region of the Phaseolus vulgaris cultivar G19833 chromosome 11, P. vulgaris v2.0, whole genome shotgun sequence genome:
atgtcgagctgcATGATCGCTAATCGCCAAATGCGTTGATGACGAGCcaacccggcgacaaccgaGCATGTTCGGCGCAGAACGCCAGTTCCATGAACCGGCGACCACGCTCACCGCTGAACCATCCTTCTTTTCTAGCCTGCGTGTtccactgagcacgccccacccgggcacgtgcaagacacgtcatcacacccgatgacctggtcggtacaggcGTCATTGAcaactattgatcatatctgttcaagatcataccgctGCATGGTTTTGCTCCTTTCATTAAAAAACCTCTAcctatttttaaaacattatagataggtacgacaatttcatttaacatttattactACTTATACATTAGATAATGTTatatattctaacatgaaatcttattattttagtgcttactcTGGATATGATGTGTTGTATGAGAGGAGAACTTCAAACGCacaaaaactcacttggatgtaccttaaggtgtttaaagtatatttgttcactcaatttaatgtgtttcactcattcatttaatacatttattttcacaagCAGTCCAACAAGCAATCTGGAAATTATGAGTGCAGATATTCTGTTATGCAGTGGATGTTGACTATTTTGCAAGCTGCAATTAATAAAGGTTGAGATCaggtaatacctcaatacaataaacactttaaaatttggagtttattattcatgcactaattcaaaaaaattcaaatgtcACAGTTGTTCAACGACCAACACCCGCTAAATTCAGAAGCATTGGAGTACATgagaacaacatggtcaaagtattttgtaaccatgtataGCACCTTAGAATAGATAAATCATTAGAATGACatactttttcatatattaacaaaatagtTTGTTGTAcgtatttttcatatttaaattataattttaaatgttttgattttctgAAATTGGAAATTTTATGCAGGTTTgtgatttattaaaaaatatttttttaataacttacatataacgacggttccacgtggaaccgtctttaaaagtcattaatttttaaaaaaaaattgttaacagTCACTTATATCGACGGTTGCAGAACTGTAATTAAGAAACAACGACGTCCACAAAAGCGATGATTCTGGAATCGTTTATTTTTAACTGTTGTTAATTTACttctttttgtactagtgaaatCACCTAATAGTCTTTTACGACCAATAATTTTCTGGTAAATACTGTTTTCCTTTTTTTACCTGTTTTGTAGTTTTGTGGTCACATCATATCAAATACTTAAATAACTATTTCAAGAATCTATCAGTAAAAATATGTATACCACTTGTCGACAAATCTTCAATCATGTGTTGTGCTGTTAGTTAATAAAAGGGCCAAGAGTTTGTATGGCGTCATAAAAAACCCCTCGTATTAGAACTTCAGAGACATTAGCTGAGCCATAAAATTAACGTGGTGATATTTCTGAGACAGCCATGGACGGACCAAAGTTTCAGTTGCACATAGCAATGTACCCATGGTTTGCTATTGGACACATATCAGCATATCTCCACCTAGCCAACAAATTAGCCAAAAGAGGACACAAAATTTCCTTCATCGTACCCAAACTAACAAAGTCCAAGGTGGAACATTTCAACCTCTATCCACAGTTAGTAACCTTCATCCCCATCACCATGCCCCTAGTTGATGGCCTTCCTCCTCATGCAGAAACCACTTTTGATGCTACCATCTCCTTAGGCAAACTCATTATGACTGGGATGGATCGCACTGAGAAGGATATCGAACTACTTTTGCTTGAGCTAAAACCCAACATTGTTTTCTTTGATTATACATGTTGGATGCCGAACTTGGCTCGGAGCTTAGGGATCAAGTCTGTTCATTACATAACCCTAAGCATGATATTTGAATCGTACATGGAATGCATGGAGAAGCAATTTAGTGAAAAGAATATAGCTGAACATGAGCTGAATCTGTTGAATCCTCCAGCTGGGTTCCCAGATCCTTCCATCAAGCTTCAGGCTCACGAGGTTCGACAACTAACTTCAGTCGTGAATTCCGAATTTGGCAGTGGTGTTCGTTATTATGACCGCATCAGCACCAGCACCAGATTGTCCGATGCAGTGGCCTTTAGAGGCTGTAGAGAAATTGAGGGACTATATGCTGACTTTCTAGAAATTTCTTATGGAAAGCCTTTGTTGCTTTCAGGGCCTGTCATACCTGAGCCACACACATCCCCTTTGGAAGAAGAATGGGCTGAATGGCTTTCAGGATTCAAGGAGGAATCGGTGGTGTACTGTGCATTTGGAAGTGAATGCAGGCTACATCAAGATCAGCTCAAGGAACTGTTGGTGGGTCTTGAGTTAACAGGTTTTCCATTTCTTGCAGCTCTTAAAGCCCCTATTGGATTTGAGTCTGTTGAAGCAGCTATGCCAAAAGGGTTCAGTGAGAGGGTTCGAGGAAGAGGCATTGTTCATGGCAGTTGGGTTCAGCAGACACTAATTCTTGACCACCCTTCTATAGGGTGCTTCATTACCCATTGTGGGGTTGCATCTTTACTTGAGGCACTTGTGAGCAATTGTCAGATTGTGGTGTTACCAAATTTTATTGATCAGCTCCTTAATGCGAGGATGATAAGCAGCAGCATAAAGGCTGGTGTTCAAGTGGAGAAAGGTGAAGAAGACGGTTTGTTCACAAAGGAAAGTGTCTGTGCAGCTGTTAAGACTGTGATGGATTTGGAGAGTGAGGTTGGAAGGGAGGTCAGAGAAAACCATTTAAAATTGAGAAATCTCTTACTCACCAAAGATTTGGAGAACACATACCTTGATGGTTTTTGTCAAAAGCTTCAAGAACTAGTTGGGTGATCTGCAAGTCTCAAACCATGGCCGGTCAACCATGAGCAGTTTCATTTTAGTTGTTAGTTAAGTTGTGGCTGTGGTAAATCTCATGAACTAGTCCATTTACAACTTTTTAAGTACATGCATGGATATGTTTTGCAGATTAGAATAAATTATGTGTAGTTGAGCTGTGTTATGATCCATCATTTATCACTCATTCTGTCACTCTCAAAATGGCTAAAATTCTTGAACCTGGTGGCTGCGGTTGGTTTGATTTCTTTCAGATGGATATTTTAATGCAATAATGGTTTGTTCGTATGCTTGCATCTATATGTGGTTTAATGAACAAAAGGTAGGCTAATCAGCGTGGGGTAAAATGTTTTGTGTACATGGTTCTATTGTGAATAAATGaaatatctttattttcaattatgaCTTGTCAACAACCATCAAACCACACGCTGCAAACACAATCCCTAAACCACAAGAAGGGTATCTAACGTTATTGAATTcaaaaagtgaattttaaatataatttggcTTTTTTTCTAGAGTCTTTATCAtactttattaaataaaactactagaaaataaaaataaaaagtggcCTTCGGAATCATCTGAGTAggtatttattttgaaaaattgattGAAAGTAAAGCAACGTGTTAGAGAGAAAGGGAAAACACCTGAAGTTCAAAACACAAGTAAGCAAAAAGATAACAATGACGAGAAGCCTAGCACAGACAACTCCAACGCAAATGATCAGGGAAGAACACAAATAGAAAACAGTCTCAGAGATCAATGAATCCACCAACAACTCAACAAGCAGCACCAATTCAACAACCACAGAGAAAATGAAAAGTAGAATGCAATGGACCAAGGCCTGCAGAGCAGACACGTGATATTTGTGTTGGTGCTGTCCAATGTGTGAGAGattgtgagaaaaaaaaaacaaagagttTGTCTGAGTGTAAAAGGTGAGGGGCTGAGTGCCAGGAAGTTGCCATGTTGGTTCTAGTGAGTTTTTGTACTACAGCTGGAATGATGTAGTCATATGATAACTCATTGAGTACAGAAGATATTTTTTACAACAAtcatattgttaatatttttttaagatatattaaaatatatattatgaatcttaatattaataataatatgtatatatagtGTCTCTCTTGCGAGAAAGAGAGAGACAGGTGAGGTagtactattttattttattattgtgaaTGATTAATCTGAGGTGTGAAAGAAAAAGTGCTCGGAATTCATTTTGTTTTATTGGTTAGTTTAAAttcattacttttttattatgtattaatattgacataaaaattcaaaagaaaagaaagtttgGAAGAAATCCGGCaatataaagaaaagtgctttgtttttttcctaatttttaacattttatatagtatccttttttttattttggctTGATATTTGACTATGGTAATCTCTATGGTAACATTTGtttttagtaaataaaaataatataatataattatttatttgacttaattaaattatttatttgggcttagagaataaaatgaagtaataattaaaaataaaataagttggATTGTTtaatagagagaaaaaaatagtaatGAGTTAGATTTAGTCTTTTTAAGCTCAACCTTAAGTTACTCTTTAATACATAAATAAGGGTTAAATATTCTTTTGCAGATATGCCATAGCGATACAACGTGCGACAAatttagaaaaacaatttttgGATCCCTAAAAGTGAAAAATGACATATCTCAGATTGTTGCATATCAATTGTCATTTGAGGTGAATAGTATGTATGAATGTTTATAAGAACTATGAGTACAGAGACGATCCCTTAAATCTCAAAAGAATTGTGTATTGATATATGTTATAAGCActcataataatttaaattgtttttttttttttgggtttgATTTGATTATTTAACTATTATGTAACTGTGTTCGTTGAGATCTGGGATCCTATTTATGTAAGCTATGTTTATTGGTTTGGTAAATCATTGATTAACATATAGTAAGTTGATTCAATATTAGATTATGCACGGGTGCAAAAAGGTTAAAAGAAGGcggttattttcaatttaaaatagtgACTTTCTAGTCGTATTTGATGTACATCTGAATGATTTTTAAAATGGAGGAGTAATGCATTGactatttaccatagccgcatttataaatcacATTTTAGAATGTGGTTATTTACCAtaaccgcatttataaatcgcaTTTAAGAATGCGATTATTTACCATAGCCGCCCTTATAAATCTTTGCGCTGCTTATAAGAATGCGGATATGGTAACTAGTCGCCGTTGTATATGGTTATATTTTTTAGTACATTTTGTTTAATGTTAATTTTCATCTAAATTTACCTATTCAATTATAACCaagccagacaaatacataaatttagataatcaaattatatatattgataaaaatgtattacaaacactaataatatatctatctatctaattcCTACACTATTCATCAGTTATCctaaagttataaaaatttagaaaatatgtggaccaagaatgtctcacatGTACTATGGCTTCCGAAACCATTGGTCGCTCATCCGTGAAGAAATGCATTACAAAATAAGGTTCACATAAACTAgtgttaagatacatatatgttaaagaattataaaaataatttatcatcaTGTTACCTCATCCTGATCACTTTCAAAGCCTAGTCTTACAATTATaaccatccattgcataatgtaataaccacactcatagcttcctggttgtctattacactataattcaatataaagtaaaagttaatattgataaacaatgaaaagagaaagacaaaaTTATAAACCTTTAGTGTCATCCACTTCAGATTTTTcagatgttatatccacgccatgaactgattaatacaaaaaattgcGTTAGTAGAtgcttaattagtaacatacgaagttaagtttatagtgtaTTTACTTATCAATGATATTCTTCAGATGTGTGGATGAcatcttgtgtagggaacaaaaccacacaacaggcttaaacaagagggagagatgaattgtttatcaaaagatttttgaaaagattgaataagaatgaagCTTTATCAACAAACACAAAAGAAGCAATCAAGGAAGTCAAtcaaaaaatgtaaaagaaactgtttgcagaatttcaatcgattgaaacttcgttttaatcggttgtttatggcagcagcaaaagcaaaattaaatcaaacattttataaggagtgagagagagagaaattacttgaccaatttatactggttcactcaaccttgagctacatccagttcctaGAACAAACActgggttccactagtaatcgATCACAAATTACAATAcacacaaccacaaagaggtgatcttgataccacaagaaccactcacccCTTTTGTCATACACACAACcttagtcagaacaccctctgaccttAGAGGTTTTCACACACTTCATAAGtttataaaagaacaaatacaagataaaaaaaaggaacaGATTACACCTAGATTTACAGGAATCACAGAGCTCCTAAGATCAGACCTTGAACCAGTGCACAACTATTTatcaatcttgcaaaacttgATTTGAATCTCTtctcaaaaacaatttcaatctCAAAAACAACCTTCATCAcagatttgaaacatcaaagctcccatgttctACATTATCAACcgttgataagacaagtaactgccaatgacccctatatcatccatgaaaagagttagtaaatatttaaaacatgaaatagtaataattgacgacttataattaaacttactcattaatataaggtcataaataaatttgttttccttctttttccagggtgttagtgatgtatgattgGGTTTCAGTTTTCTTTGTTCTAGTGGGATTAGTATATGAGGGATCTAACAATCCATACACATCTTCATTCCCCTCAGTGATAGAAActccatgcaaaaacctacaataGGTAAATTGAAATGTAGAAGCTACAATaggttaaagcataatcaataataatttaacataaagtaaattgaaatataggtaaaaATACTTgcatcataaaaaaattgaattatatttatattgagctcctgatcCCCAGCTACAAATTCTAACAAATCTAACATGTAATGTACAATGGCATGTCAGTGTTTATTTCAAAAAACGTATCATCCCACAGAACTTCCAAAGGGTCTTGACCAACCTCTCTAGCAGTTGCAACtaaggaagctataggatcATCAATCAAAACCTCATGCTTCTTTTTCAGACTTGGTTTCTGACgaggtttctacaaaataaagaacatttgtattaaattagatgtaatatataaatataaatttatataatgaaatgaaattattaccgGAGGTTCTAGGTATTTGGGCCAGGCTatgaatgtctgaaatgcatggACCACAGTTGTTACCTCATCTGAAAGTAGTGGAACTGAACATCAAGTACTCGTACtctttcaactgttaccttcgccacatcaggggtgagaggaacgttatgtaaggtggtggccacttgatagacttttccaatgGCCACCACTAAGCATACCGCCctctaccagtagctcacattgGCTCGTCTGGCTAGTGATATCCTCCCCTGATGTTGTAGGagtcgcacaactcccctttatGCTTTTGGGAGCGAGACTAACAAGTGCCTCAACCGGCTCAACATAAACTTGTTGTGATAGAAACTCCTGTTGCAACTCTAACCACATCCGATCAGGcttctttctcatctcctccattaattcttgaCGTATCTTACTCGTCATTTCTGCTTTGGTCTCTATGGGGGAGGACGATGAGTGTCGTGGTGAAGCtcaaaaatatagtttaattccaaccccttttccatctgcacgaacacgaccataGTGCTCATTttgtccaattgcttcaaccaggatatcgcgATGACCTTCAGGGACAAAATTACCTTGGGAGCTTTCTGTTAGAATGtgtggctttaaactagagggggggtgaatggtttaaagagggttttcgcaaacttttaagtctagaatgaaattactttgagaaaacttgattaagaattcagttttccaaaaacacaaagcaatttagcacagcaccagaaaaacaatcggttgtttataccatatcataaatataaactgaatttaaagagttcaagggatagagaaattgcaCACAtatatttatactggttcactcttaaacaaagagctacatccagtcttcccagaaaccactggggaatccactaagtagtcaaccctagattacttacaacaccaccaaagaagtaaccttgatcccctcaagacacacacttcctttggctcagcaaaaacaccactaagaatgctgatctaaacaacctcaagaacacacagcacttctcagcttcacacacagagtttcttcaaagtacaaaagtgttgggtttaatagtgccaaagttcaagaggggggggggggtgaattgaccttttaaacctttctcgcagaaacagtgtttaacacagtttacagaaaataaatcgatttatgtgaaaatgaacagttttgtttcagcactgtttttgtttgaaaagcgtttatacagcaaggttaatcacaagattatgcagatagattttccagatgcacacacactgatattagaacgaaaaccagtgaaccacaaaacagcaaacttcaatttcaagcaagtgatttaaggttcaattgatagcatgccaattaattgagtaacctttacaaacaacctgttccaatgacttttaacaaactatgagtgttcttcttgatatcaaatagttttccagaaattaagaacaatgaatcacagaacaacaagcttcaattttaagcaattgtttaaggttcaattaatagctttgacaatttcttgagcaacctatcacagtcaatctgttccagtggcttttaacaaactttatatgttcttatcataatcaaacaactttttcagaaattaagaacagtatgaactgagcccagaaagaacagatttattattgattgaacatatttatttctttgttgttttaacaattatgcagaaacttaattgcagagattgagagagaatgaacacagggcagttatactggttgactcaactgagctacatccagtcttcacctacaatcaaggtgaaattcactaatcacagtacaaacaaacacaattcccactgttcttgaaacctacaagaacttaggtactcttgctgaaaaaacctatttcagctcacacacactcttcaagaaaacctatcaagaagagtgatcaaccaaactattacaagaaatgagaagtgaaacgactacacctgattgaggatacaaagatctgccttaaaccagtaggaaagattgctagaacagtagcagcacctcacaccaagcttttgggaccaaaccaagaacaaacactttgtgattttcgaaatctttgaagaacaaatgctaatcctttgtaaacttttaattctctgctgtcaaaactgtttttgcaaatgtatgaacaatgattaaactcagaaacaagttttcattttatagaaaaccaacttgtaacagaattttgaaaaacagttaaagctgttataaaatgaacagattgaaaataaaataaacagatttattttcaaaagcagttagagaatttgttaagtgaggagacttagtcaaccattctggtgctgagataaaactgtaaaacgtttaagctagatatggcaccagagacaaaaagaatctattcatttacagatgaacatatttatttttcaaaacgaaaacagaaaagcttaactatttgaaacacaatcgttttgaaagatagaagacttagtcaaaatacatgatgcacaaaatctaattttcacaagacttagccaaggcatcagtgtaaaaatgaatctgtttatttagaaaagaacagatttatttttatgcagtaaaggtgttttttgtaaaacatgtgaaaaacagtttaagaaaacttatgtttgttcttatcacatggccagtggttacgaggtgagttactcagcaaaaaacccactcttaaacaacctctaagcactacctaagacacacttaaagcaaagaaaaatacacatgaaatgtacatagaagtcttcatcaaacacaatcttgaaggggcagcaaccatcttcaacaatctccccctgtttgatggagacaaatccccatagctaacctcatagctttgtttctttaagaacctgcactgcaccagattttaaaccagaaaaaaaaacagcaacattGCATAGCATGAGAAatggttttaaggtgcagaattaactccctgtttcagctagcttcacctagcatggtgagctatttttcagctatttttctccccctttggattcatcaaacagcatataagcatagggggaaaaatataaaacaaaaaccataaccataatagtccagaaaataaaaccatattgttcagcattacagacATTTGAAAGCtaataaagaaagcattaaaaacggatgactactgatccttgtagtaaagctctgcaagttgtgcctgaaccccttcaatctgatcatcaaggtgttgaaaccttgcatgagtagtctcaaagtatgccctttgttctgcagacattacatcaagacgatacaacacttgcctttcaaacatagacattggttctcctcggtattatggagcttgataggcaactatggcatttgcagcagcTTCCTCATGCACACTgggtagcaggtgagtcatcatccataggaacaacttcatcctcatcctcattgtGGAGGTTTGATgcctcatgttctgcttgagggtccttccctttgagaaccacccacttgtcctcaattttgtgaaaacccattttggtgagagttgaggtatcaatctcacttacagccttGATAGGGttgtttctctcatttgtaacatcaataccaaagtaatcaatcaatttggaaacaattatagcatagggaaagcggtaatcagccaaccttttttatttgagcatgtgttcattgataatgaaaacccagtttaccttaatctggttcatgatgca
Encoded here:
- the LOC137829393 gene encoding cyanidin 3-O-galactoside 2''-O-xylosyltransferase FGGT1-like; amino-acid sequence: MDGPKFQLHIAMYPWFAIGHISAYLHLANKLAKRGHKISFIVPKLTKSKVEHFNLYPQLVTFIPITMPLVDGLPPHAETTFDATISLGKLIMTGMDRTEKDIELLLLELKPNIVFFDYTCWMPNLARSLGIKSVHYITLSMIFESYMECMEKQFSEKNIAEHELNLLNPPAGFPDPSIKLQAHEVRQLTSVVNSEFGSGVRYYDRISTSTRLSDAVAFRGCREIEGLYADFLEISYGKPLLLSGPVIPEPHTSPLEEEWAEWLSGFKEESVVYCAFGSECRLHQDQLKELLVGLELTGFPFLAALKAPIGFESVEAAMPKGFSERVRGRGIVHGSWVQQTLILDHPSIGCFITHCGVASLLEALVSNCQIVVLPNFIDQLLNARMISSSIKAGVQVEKGEEDGLFTKESVCAAVKTVMDLESEVGREVRENHLKLRNLLLTKDLENTYLDGFCQKLQELVG